One genomic window of Sphingomonas ginsengisoli An et al. 2013 includes the following:
- a CDS encoding M28 family peptidase has product MRTLLLAPALFLALTGAGPIDPARIKADVRMLSSDAFEGRGPGEPGEQKAIAYIARQMAAAGLQPAGEGGSWYQPINFVRLDTLPGGRLTVAMRGRPAVLRDGPDLDINPTAPGRTHLTGLPLVFAGWGAPDPARGWDAFQGVDVRGKVVVMLANDPDFEAGRDLGFGGRALSFAGRGGAKVVAAAKAGAAGVLFIHEEAAYSWPYSQVGGSIRVPAFSYAPLKPTSIRFSGIVRGPAILPLLARAGYTLPALKQRARSAAFRAFALPGTVSVDATNRATNVVSHNVVGILRGAARPNDYVLYGAHWDANGHNGPDARGDSIRNGAIDNATGTSEMLEIARAFAHGPRPQRSIVFAAWTAEEKGLLGSDWFASHPLVPLARTAAVINLDPHVALPAARNLELIGPGQSELEAMLVQAAREQGLRVDPEPSPEAGWYFRSDHFPFAQRGVPVLAFRGGRDLQVGGTAAGQRIVGAYNARCYHQPCDEFDPKWTFAGTAQEALAAYRVGQMVADSDRWPGWLAGAPYAATRTQSAGERR; this is encoded by the coding sequence ATGCGTACCCTCCTCCTGGCACCCGCCCTGTTCCTTGCCCTCACCGGCGCCGGCCCGATCGATCCCGCCCGGATCAAGGCCGACGTCCGCATGCTTTCCTCCGATGCGTTCGAAGGACGTGGTCCCGGTGAGCCGGGCGAGCAGAAGGCGATCGCCTATATCGCGCGGCAGATGGCGGCGGCGGGGCTGCAGCCGGCGGGCGAGGGCGGGAGCTGGTATCAGCCGATCAACTTCGTCCGCCTCGACACGCTGCCCGGCGGGCGCCTGACGGTCGCCATGCGCGGCCGCCCGGCCGTGCTGCGCGACGGCCCCGACCTCGACATCAACCCGACCGCGCCCGGCCGCACCCACCTCACCGGCCTGCCGCTGGTGTTCGCCGGCTGGGGCGCGCCCGATCCGGCCCGCGGCTGGGACGCGTTCCAGGGGGTCGACGTGCGCGGCAAGGTGGTGGTGATGCTCGCCAACGATCCCGACTTCGAGGCCGGGCGCGACCTCGGCTTCGGTGGCCGCGCTTTGTCCTTCGCCGGGCGCGGCGGGGCCAAGGTCGTCGCCGCGGCCAAGGCCGGCGCCGCGGGCGTGCTCTTCATCCACGAGGAAGCCGCCTACAGCTGGCCCTACAGCCAGGTCGGCGGCAGCATCCGCGTGCCGGCCTTCAGCTATGCGCCCCTGAAGCCGACCAGCATCAGGTTCAGCGGCATCGTCCGCGGCCCGGCGATCCTGCCGCTGCTCGCGCGCGCCGGCTACACCCTGCCGGCCTTGAAGCAGCGCGCCCGCAGCGCCGCCTTCCGCGCCTTCGCGCTCCCTGGCACGGTCAGCGTCGACGCCACCAACCGCGCGACCAACGTCGTCAGCCACAATGTCGTCGGCATCCTGCGCGGCGCGGCGCGGCCCAACGACTATGTCCTCTACGGGGCGCATTGGGACGCCAACGGCCACAACGGTCCCGACGCGCGCGGCGACAGCATCCGCAACGGCGCGATCGACAATGCCACCGGCACGTCGGAGATGCTCGAGATCGCGCGTGCCTTCGCCCACGGCCCGCGGCCGCAGCGCTCGATCGTCTTCGCCGCCTGGACCGCCGAGGAGAAGGGCCTGCTCGGCTCCGACTGGTTCGCCTCGCACCCGCTGGTCCCGCTCGCCCGCACCGCGGCGGTGATCAACCTCGACCCCCATGTGGCGCTGCCCGCCGCGCGCAACCTCGAACTCATCGGCCCCGGTCAGTCCGAGCTCGAAGCGATGCTGGTCCAGGCCGCCCGCGAGCAGGGGCTGCGGGTCGATCCCGAGCCGAGCCCCGAGGCTGGCTGGTATTTCCGTTCGGACCATTTCCCCTTCGCCCAGCGCGGGGTGCCGGTGCTCGCCTTCCGCGGGGGACGGGACCTCCAGGTCGGCGGGACTGCCGCCGGGCAGCGGATCGTCGGCGCCTACAATGCGCGCTGCTATCATCAGCCGTGCGACGAGTTCGACCCCAAGTGGACCTTCGCCGGCACCGCCCAGGAAGCGCTGGCCGCCTATCGCGTCGGCCAGATGGTCGCCGACAGCGACCGCTGGCCGGGCTGGCTGGCCGGCGCGCCCTACGCCGCGACCCGCACCCAAAGCGCGGGCGAACGGCGCTGA
- a CDS encoding peptidylprolyl isomerase translates to MTRRIALALALLAAFPASAQTVPPPASAPAAPAATTDLVTVALDTAAGRIVLALDRAHAPATTANFLRYVDSKRFDGSTFYRAMPYGAGNGLIQAGITKDARLLYPPVAHEPPSQTGLKMDAGAVAMANLGPGTAKSDFFILAGPITTFGDAFAVFGHVVEGMDVVKAILASPVSPDKGIGPMKGQMLDPAVTIRTARRVAN, encoded by the coding sequence ATGACCCGTCGAATCGCCCTCGCGCTCGCCCTGCTCGCCGCCTTTCCGGCTTCCGCCCAGACTGTGCCGCCGCCCGCGTCCGCCCCTGCGGCACCGGCAGCGACGACCGATCTGGTGACCGTGGCGCTCGACACCGCCGCGGGACGGATCGTGCTCGCGCTCGACCGCGCCCACGCGCCGGCGACCACCGCCAACTTCCTGCGCTACGTCGATTCGAAGCGGTTCGACGGGAGCACTTTCTATCGCGCGATGCCCTATGGCGCGGGCAACGGCCTCATCCAGGCCGGGATCACCAAGGACGCGCGGCTGCTCTACCCGCCGGTCGCGCATGAGCCGCCGAGCCAGACCGGGCTCAAGATGGACGCCGGGGCGGTGGCGATGGCCAACCTCGGGCCGGGCACCGCCAAGTCGGACTTCTTCATCCTCGCCGGGCCGATCACGACGTTCGGCGACGCCTTCGCGGTGTTCGGCCATGTGGTCGAAGGGATGGACGTGGTGAAGGCGATCCTCGCCAGCCCGGTTTCGCCCGACAAGGGAATTGGCCCGATGAAGGGCCAGATGCTCGACCCCGCGGTCACCATCCGCACCGCGCGGCGGGTCGCCAACTAG
- the hutH gene encoding histidine ammonia-lyase has protein sequence MSSSTLTLDPQAIDLTQLRQLWSGAPARLHDAAMHRIDASADAVARIVAGGETVYGINTGFGLLAQTRIPAERLSELQRNLILSHSCGLGDATPRHVVRLMIVLKLLGLGRGHSGVRPAVIEALQALLDHDAMPVIPSQGSVGASGDLAPLAHMTAALMGQGWIDLGGERLAAGDALQRLGRAPLELGPKEGLALINGTQFSTAVALDALFAAERTFGAALHAGALSVDALKGSAKPFDPRISALRGQPGQIRVAAELARLLDGSAILSSHTHGCEKVQDPYSFRCQPQVMGAALDLLHNAARTLTIEAGAVTDNPIIFDEGDGCDAAISGGNFHAQPVAFAADTIAMALCEVGSLSERRTSVLVDPKMSGLPAFLVDDGGVNSGLMIPQVTAAALVSENKSLAFPASVDSIPTSAGQEDHVSMAPIAARKACAIARNTAGVVAVELIAAAQGVDYHAPLATSPALQALHGKVRALSPHLEADRYWADEMAALQAAVLAGELSGGFTLSV, from the coding sequence TTGTCGTCATCAACGCTGACCCTCGACCCCCAGGCGATCGACCTTACTCAGCTCCGCCAACTGTGGAGCGGGGCGCCGGCGCGCCTGCACGACGCCGCCATGCACCGGATCGACGCGTCGGCCGACGCGGTCGCGCGGATCGTCGCCGGGGGCGAGACGGTCTACGGCATCAATACGGGATTCGGCCTGCTCGCCCAGACCCGCATCCCCGCCGAGCGCCTGTCCGAGCTCCAGCGCAACCTCATCCTCTCGCACAGTTGCGGCCTTGGCGACGCCACCCCGCGCCACGTCGTCCGGCTGATGATCGTGCTGAAGCTGCTCGGCCTCGGTCGCGGGCATTCGGGGGTGCGGCCGGCGGTGATCGAGGCGCTGCAGGCGCTGCTCGACCATGACGCCATGCCGGTCATCCCGAGCCAGGGCAGCGTCGGCGCCAGCGGCGACCTCGCCCCACTCGCGCACATGACCGCCGCGCTGATGGGGCAGGGGTGGATCGACCTCGGCGGCGAGCGGCTGGCCGCCGGCGACGCGCTCCAGCGCCTCGGCCGCGCGCCGCTCGAGCTCGGCCCCAAGGAAGGACTCGCGCTGATCAACGGCACCCAATTCTCGACCGCGGTCGCGCTCGACGCCCTGTTCGCGGCCGAACGCACCTTCGGCGCCGCGCTCCACGCCGGGGCGCTGTCGGTCGATGCCTTGAAGGGCAGCGCCAAGCCGTTCGACCCGCGCATTTCCGCGCTGCGCGGCCAGCCCGGACAGATCCGCGTCGCTGCCGAGCTCGCCCGCCTGCTCGACGGCTCGGCGATCCTTTCCAGCCACACCCACGGCTGCGAAAAGGTGCAGGACCCCTATAGCTTCCGCTGCCAGCCGCAGGTGATGGGCGCCGCGCTCGACCTGCTCCACAACGCCGCCCGCACGCTGACCATCGAGGCGGGCGCGGTGACCGACAATCCGATCATCTTCGACGAGGGCGACGGCTGCGACGCCGCCATTTCGGGCGGCAATTTCCACGCCCAGCCGGTCGCCTTCGCCGCCGACACCATCGCCATGGCGCTATGCGAAGTCGGCTCCTTGAGCGAACGCCGCACCTCGGTGCTGGTCGATCCCAAGATGAGCGGGCTGCCCGCCTTCCTGGTCGACGACGGCGGGGTCAATTCCGGCCTGATGATCCCCCAGGTCACCGCCGCCGCGCTGGTCAGCGAGAACAAGAGCCTCGCCTTCCCGGCGTCGGTCGATTCGATCCCGACCTCGGCCGGGCAGGAGGACCATGTCTCGATGGCGCCGATCGCCGCGCGCAAGGCATGCGCCATCGCCCGCAATACCGCCGGGGTGGTCGCGGTCGAGCTGATCGCCGCCGCCCAGGGGGTCGACTATCACGCCCCGCTCGCGACCAGTCCGGCGCTCCAGGCGCTGCACGGCAAGGTGCGCGCGCTCAGCCCGCACCTCGAGGCGGATCGCTATTGGGCCGACGAAATGGCCGCGCTGCAGGCGGCGGTGCTGGCGGGGGAATTGAGCGGCGGCTTCACGCTGTCGGTCTAG
- a CDS encoding ImuA family protein, whose protein sequence is MSAAGGPTLSELFAASPRDAGWAGFLLRQLDPARPLLWVQERMAILEGGRVHPAGLGRHGQGLIHVEARDARAALWAMEEGLRCPALSAVIGEVWGDPAALDFTATRRLAVAAERHGVAACLIRLGGHANLSGARFRWRLASAPSLAHPLDHRAPGEPRWEAELFRARGRPPGRWVMAGDGSTDLLPVAAPAGDRAVGEDRPLDVARDRPLDAARDRPLDVARDRRRSA, encoded by the coding sequence TTGTCGGCGGCGGGCGGACCGACGCTGTCCGAATTGTTCGCCGCGAGCCCGCGCGACGCGGGCTGGGCGGGGTTCCTGCTTAGGCAGCTCGACCCGGCCAGGCCGCTGTTGTGGGTGCAGGAAAGGATGGCGATCCTCGAGGGCGGGCGGGTCCATCCCGCCGGGCTCGGGCGCCACGGCCAGGGGCTCATCCATGTCGAGGCGCGCGACGCCCGGGCGGCGCTGTGGGCGATGGAGGAGGGCCTGCGATGCCCGGCCCTGAGCGCCGTGATCGGCGAAGTGTGGGGGGACCCCGCCGCGCTCGACTTCACCGCGACCCGGCGGCTGGCGGTGGCCGCCGAACGTCATGGCGTGGCCGCCTGTTTGATAAGGCTGGGCGGCCACGCCAATTTGAGCGGCGCGCGCTTCCGCTGGCGGCTGGCGAGCGCGCCGAGTTTGGCCCATCCGCTCGACCATCGCGCGCCGGGCGAACCGCGCTGGGAGGCCGAGCTGTTCCGTGCGCGCGGACGCCCCCCGGGGCGCTGGGTGATGGCCGGTGACGGATCAACGGATCTGCTCCCTGTGGCTGCCCCGGCTGGCGATCGAGCGGTGGGCGAGGACAGGCCCCTCGACGTCGCTCGGGACAGGCCCCTCGACGCCGCTCGGGACAGGCCCCTCGACGTCGCTCGGGACAGGCGACGATCAGCCTGA
- a CDS encoding DUF2147 domain-containing protein, with the protein MIKQLTLAAGLALALSTVPAAASPASELEGLWRNPKGSVVVRIGPCGPALCGRVVNASASAKAKAAQGGTEVLVGTTILSDIRPAGTRRWKGRVFLPKQNMHASGNLSLAGNELTVQGCVLGFLCKDQTWVRVS; encoded by the coding sequence ATGATCAAGCAACTGACCCTCGCCGCCGGCCTCGCGCTGGCGCTCTCCACGGTCCCCGCCGCCGCCAGCCCGGCGTCCGAGCTCGAGGGGCTGTGGCGCAATCCCAAGGGCAGCGTGGTGGTGCGGATCGGCCCGTGCGGCCCGGCGCTGTGCGGGCGGGTGGTCAACGCCAGCGCGTCGGCCAAGGCCAAGGCCGCGCAGGGGGGGACCGAGGTGCTGGTCGGCACGACAATCCTCTCCGACATCCGCCCGGCCGGCACCCGCCGCTGGAAGGGCCGCGTCTTCCTGCCCAAGCAGAACATGCACGCCAGCGGCAACCTGAGCCTCGCCGGCAACGAGCTGACGGTGCAGGGCTGCGTCCTCGGCTTCCTCTGCAAGGACCAGACGTGGGTGCGGGTCAGCTAG
- a CDS encoding error-prone DNA polymerase, protein MPEQEGYARRKLVREGGPAAFIPPADFVELGIATPFSFLRGASDAIELVMTAFAMGMDAIGVADVNTLSGVVRMHSACKGAGLRPLIGSRLVVRVAPSASSNVLQFARPERRPQAVVEGRAEGGDAERPSTARSALRSGRAGGGDEQAATLLAYPIDREGYARLSRLLSLGQGRAEKGECDLTLADVADHREGIAFIAWPEEDLDAFEALLPALTAALPGLRHIAAAHLYRGDDLARIERLDRLAKAIGATILATNDVHYHEPAKRPLQDIMTCIREKTTLAEAGYRLHPNAERHLKSPAEMARLFERWPHAIRATRAFADALGFSLDELKYEYPRESVPEGRSPQQQLEHLTWIGASARWGTDGVPETIVRQLRHELKLIAKLDFARYFLTVHSIVDFARSCEPPILCQGRGSAANSAVCYCLGITAVDPSTNDLLFERFISEERKEPPDIDVDFEHERREEVIQHIYQKYGRDRAGIAATIIHYRPRSAIREVGKVMGLSEDICAAIAGTIWGWGEDVSENHVAEAGLDLSDPHLARVIKLAEQLIGMPRHLSQHVGGFILTERPLIETVPVGNGAMPDRTFIEWDKDDIEELGILKIDVLALGMLTCIRKCFALIEQHHGEAWDLATVPREEAGVYDMLCQGDSLGVFQVESRAQMNMLPRLKPRCFYDLVIEVAIVRPGPIQGDMVHPFLKRRQGKEKVEYPRPSPEHGPPDELERILKRTLGVPVFQEQAMKIALDAAKFSPEEANQLRKAMATFRSRGTIDLLQDKMVERMVTRGYEREFAERCFHQIRGFGEYGFPESHAASFAHLVYVSSWLRWKYPAAFACALLNSQPMGFYAPAQIVRDAREHGVEVRAVDVNLSGWDCSLEDAHPARPERSAKRVVEGRWERGAGERPSTTACGLRSGRAGSAPALRLGLRQVEGLRAADAARLVEAAPFASVEELQSRGHVPPHAIERLAEADCFRSVGLDRRQALWEARALRPVPELPLFAAAQARDEGEETETATLPTMPLGEHVVSDYQTTRLSLKAHPMQFLRDHYGSQGFVRASDLREVKYGRRVKLAGLVLIRQRPGSAKGVCFITLEDETGVANLVIWPDAFYAQRKVVMGARLMVVHGIVQHDEAVCHLIAQKLEDDSALLRTLSDAQALDPQLGRGDGAGPARPPMRGHPRDARIIPDARVINCPTH, encoded by the coding sequence ATGCCTGAGCAGGAAGGCTATGCCCGCCGCAAGCTGGTCCGCGAAGGCGGTCCCGCCGCGTTCATCCCGCCCGCCGACTTCGTCGAACTGGGGATCGCCACCCCGTTCAGCTTCCTGCGCGGGGCGTCGGACGCGATCGAGCTGGTGATGACCGCCTTCGCGATGGGGATGGACGCGATCGGAGTCGCCGACGTGAACACGCTGTCGGGGGTGGTGCGGATGCATAGCGCCTGCAAGGGCGCGGGGCTGCGGCCGCTGATCGGGTCCCGGCTGGTGGTGCGGGTGGCGCCTAGTGCCAGCAGCAATGTGCTGCAGTTCGCTCGTCCTGAGCGGAGGCCGCAGGCCGTAGTCGAAGGGCGTGCCGAGGGTGGCGACGCCGAACGCCCTTCGACTGCGCGCTCCGCGCTCCGCTCAGGACGAGCGGGTGGGGGTGATGAACAAGCCGCGACCCTCCTCGCCTACCCGATCGACCGCGAAGGCTATGCGCGGCTGTCGCGGTTGCTCAGCCTCGGGCAGGGCCGCGCGGAGAAGGGCGAGTGCGACCTCACGCTGGCCGATGTCGCCGACCATCGCGAGGGCATCGCCTTCATCGCGTGGCCCGAGGAGGATTTGGACGCCTTCGAAGCGCTGCTGCCGGCGCTGACCGCGGCGCTGCCCGGGCTTCGCCACATCGCCGCCGCGCACCTCTATCGCGGCGACGATCTCGCCCGGATCGAGCGATTGGACCGGCTGGCGAAGGCGATCGGCGCGACCATCCTCGCCACCAACGACGTCCATTATCACGAGCCCGCCAAGCGCCCGCTGCAGGACATCATGACCTGCATCCGCGAGAAGACCACGCTGGCGGAGGCCGGCTACCGCCTCCACCCCAATGCCGAGCGGCATTTGAAGAGCCCGGCCGAGATGGCGCGGCTGTTCGAGCGCTGGCCCCACGCGATCCGCGCCACCCGCGCGTTCGCCGACGCGCTCGGCTTCAGTCTCGACGAGCTCAAATATGAATATCCGCGCGAGAGCGTGCCCGAGGGGCGCAGTCCGCAGCAGCAGCTCGAGCATCTGACCTGGATCGGCGCTTCGGCGCGGTGGGGCACCGACGGGGTACCCGAGACGATCGTCAGGCAGCTCCGCCACGAACTCAAACTGATCGCGAAACTGGATTTCGCGCGCTACTTCCTGACGGTCCATTCGATCGTCGATTTCGCCCGCTCATGCGAGCCGCCGATCCTCTGCCAGGGACGTGGGTCGGCCGCCAACAGCGCGGTCTGCTATTGCCTCGGCATCACCGCGGTCGACCCCTCGACCAACGACCTCCTGTTCGAGCGCTTCATCTCCGAGGAGCGCAAGGAGCCGCCCGACATCGACGTCGATTTCGAGCATGAGCGGCGCGAGGAGGTGATCCAGCACATCTACCAGAAGTACGGCCGCGACCGCGCCGGGATCGCCGCCACCATCATCCACTACCGCCCTCGCTCGGCGATCCGCGAGGTCGGCAAGGTGATGGGCCTCTCCGAAGACATTTGCGCGGCGATCGCCGGGACCATCTGGGGCTGGGGCGAGGACGTCAGCGAGAACCATGTCGCCGAGGCCGGGCTGGACCTTTCCGACCCGCACCTCGCGCGGGTGATCAAGCTCGCCGAGCAATTGATCGGGATGCCGCGCCACCTCAGCCAGCATGTCGGCGGCTTCATCCTGACCGAGCGACCGCTGATCGAGACGGTCCCGGTCGGCAATGGCGCGATGCCCGACCGCACCTTCATCGAGTGGGACAAGGACGACATCGAGGAACTGGGCATCCTCAAGATCGACGTGCTCGCATTGGGCATGCTGACCTGCATCCGCAAATGCTTCGCGCTGATCGAGCAGCATCATGGTGAGGCGTGGGACCTCGCCACCGTCCCGCGCGAGGAGGCGGGCGTCTACGACATGCTGTGCCAGGGCGATTCTCTGGGTGTCTTCCAGGTCGAGAGCCGAGCGCAGATGAACATGCTGCCGCGATTGAAGCCGCGCTGCTTCTACGACCTGGTGATCGAGGTCGCGATCGTCCGCCCCGGGCCGATCCAGGGCGACATGGTCCATCCCTTTCTCAAGCGCCGGCAGGGCAAGGAGAAGGTGGAATATCCGCGGCCGTCGCCCGAGCACGGTCCGCCCGACGAATTGGAGCGGATCCTCAAGCGGACGCTGGGCGTGCCCGTGTTCCAGGAGCAGGCGATGAAGATCGCCTTGGACGCCGCCAAATTCAGTCCCGAGGAAGCCAACCAGCTGAGGAAGGCGATGGCGACCTTCCGCAGCCGGGGAACGATCGACCTCCTCCAGGACAAGATGGTCGAGCGGATGGTGACCCGCGGCTACGAGCGCGAATTCGCCGAGCGCTGCTTCCACCAGATCCGCGGCTTTGGCGAATATGGCTTTCCCGAAAGCCACGCGGCGAGCTTCGCGCACCTCGTCTACGTGTCGAGCTGGCTGCGGTGGAAATATCCGGCGGCCTTCGCCTGCGCGTTGCTCAACAGCCAGCCGATGGGGTTTTACGCGCCCGCGCAAATCGTCCGCGACGCGCGCGAGCACGGGGTCGAGGTACGCGCGGTGGATGTGAACCTGAGCGGGTGGGATTGTTCGCTGGAGGACGCTCACCCCGCTCGTCCTGAGCGGAGCGCGAAGCGCGTAGTCGAAGGGCGTTGGGAGCGTGGTGCGGGTGAACGCCCTTCGACTACGGCCTGCGGCCTCCGCTCAGGACGAGCGGGTTCGGCCCCTGCCCTCCGCCTCGGCCTCCGCCAGGTCGAGGGCCTGCGTGCCGCCGATGCCGCGCGACTGGTCGAGGCGGCGCCGTTCGCCAGCGTCGAGGAGCTGCAGTCGCGCGGCCATGTCCCGCCGCACGCGATCGAGCGGCTGGCCGAGGCCGACTGCTTCCGCTCAGTGGGGCTCGACCGGCGCCAGGCGCTATGGGAGGCGCGGGCGTTGAGGCCGGTGCCCGAGCTGCCGCTATTCGCCGCGGCTCAGGCGCGGGACGAGGGCGAGGAGACCGAGACCGCGACGCTGCCGACGATGCCCTTGGGCGAGCATGTGGTGAGCGATTACCAGACCACGCGACTGAGCCTGAAGGCGCACCCGATGCAGTTCCTGCGCGATCATTATGGGAGCCAAGGCTTCGTCCGCGCGAGCGACCTGCGCGAGGTCAAATATGGCCGGCGGGTCAAGCTGGCCGGGCTGGTGCTGATCCGCCAGCGGCCGGGCAGCGCCAAGGGGGTGTGCTTCATCACGCTCGAGGACGAGACCGGGGTCGCCAACCTCGTCATCTGGCCCGACGCCTTCTACGCCCAGCGCAAGGTGGTGATGGGCGCGCGGCTGATGGTGGTGCACGGCATCGTCCAGCACGACGAGGCGGTCTGCCACCTGATCGCGCAGAAGCTGGAGGACGACAGCGCGCTGCTGCGGACGCTGTCCGATGCGCAGGCGCTCGACCCGCAGCTCGGCCGCGGGGACGGCGCCGGGCCGGCGCGACCGCCGATGCGCGGCCACCCGCGCGATGCCCGGATCATCCCCGACGCGCGGGTGATCAACTGCCCGACGCATTGA
- a CDS encoding Y-family DNA polymerase: MAIERWARTGPSTSLGTGPSTPLGTGPSTSLGTGDDQPERPVVLTVEAQHGQLIHAATDAALAGGARVGGRLTDARALDPALEAVPADVAGDAAWLRALALWAARWSPLVELDGTDALRLDLTGIAHLFGGEARLLAEMEARIAALGFTTRAAIAPTAGAAWALARFGGNTDQASTARLAVLLAPLPVAALRLSPQATHILVRLGLKTIGDLAGVPRKALARRFREAEHPLDALDRALGRKPEPLTGVRPDPPPCALLRMQEPVTHPEAGPQALALLVPRLVAELQTRKLGARALVLTGYRVDGTLSEASAATSIPTRDPRHLARLLADKAQTIDPGFGVDAFALTASWAERLDAGQDALVGEPSGETRLAELIDRLSVKLGPDKVRRPAPRESHLPERASGWVAGVAANTPARPERTPDLIRGKSKGVLPHERPSTAAYGLRSGRTSSAVDSPQRLLDTPEAIAVIYATPEGLPRRFVWRRKVHDIARAQGPQRIAPEWWRERSTARLRDYYKVEDEAGCRFWIFREGLVGDGRGGPPEWFVHGLFA, from the coding sequence CTGGCGATCGAGCGGTGGGCGAGGACAGGCCCCTCGACGTCGCTCGGGACAGGCCCCTCGACGCCGCTCGGGACAGGCCCCTCGACGTCGCTCGGGACAGGCGACGATCAGCCTGAGCGGCCCGTCGTCCTCACGGTCGAGGCGCAGCACGGCCAGCTGATCCACGCCGCCACCGACGCCGCGCTGGCGGGCGGGGCGCGGGTCGGCGGGCGGCTGACCGACGCCCGCGCGCTCGACCCCGCGCTCGAGGCGGTGCCGGCCGATGTCGCGGGCGATGCCGCTTGGTTGCGCGCGCTGGCGCTGTGGGCGGCCCGCTGGTCGCCGCTGGTCGAGCTCGACGGGACCGACGCGCTGCGGCTCGACCTGACCGGGATCGCGCACCTGTTCGGCGGCGAGGCGCGGCTGCTGGCCGAGATGGAGGCGCGGATCGCGGCGCTTGGCTTCACCACCCGCGCGGCGATCGCGCCGACCGCGGGCGCGGCGTGGGCGCTGGCGCGGTTCGGCGGCAACACCGACCAGGCGTCGACGGCACGGCTAGCGGTGCTGCTCGCCCCCCTCCCCGTCGCCGCGCTGCGTCTGAGCCCGCAAGCGACTCACATCCTCGTCCGGCTCGGCCTCAAGACCATCGGCGACTTGGCCGGCGTGCCGCGCAAGGCGCTCGCGCGGCGCTTCCGCGAGGCCGAGCATCCCTTGGACGCGCTCGACCGCGCATTGGGCCGCAAGCCCGAGCCGCTGACTGGGGTCCGCCCCGACCCGCCGCCGTGCGCATTGCTGCGGATGCAGGAGCCGGTCACCCACCCCGAGGCGGGACCCCAGGCGCTGGCGCTGCTGGTGCCGCGGCTGGTCGCCGAGCTGCAGACGCGCAAGCTGGGCGCACGCGCGCTGGTGCTGACCGGCTACCGGGTCGACGGGACGCTGAGCGAGGCGAGCGCCGCCACCTCCATCCCGACCCGCGATCCCAGGCACCTCGCCCGGCTGCTCGCCGACAAGGCTCAGACGATCGATCCCGGCTTCGGGGTCGACGCCTTCGCGCTGACCGCGAGCTGGGCCGAGCGGCTCGACGCGGGGCAGGACGCGCTGGTCGGCGAGCCGTCGGGCGAGACCAGGCTGGCCGAGCTGATCGACCGGCTGAGCGTCAAGCTGGGGCCCGACAAGGTGCGACGGCCAGCGCCGCGCGAGAGCCATTTGCCCGAGCGGGCGAGCGGGTGGGTCGCGGGGGTGGCTGCGAATACCCCCGCTCGTCCTGAGCGGACCCCGGACTTGATCCGGGGGAAGTCGAAGGGCGTGTTGCCACACGAACGCCCTTCGACTGCGGCCTACGGCCTCCGCTCAGGACGAACGAGTAGTGCGGTGGATTCCCCCCAGCGCCTGCTCGACACGCCCGAGGCGATCGCGGTCATCTATGCGACACCCGAGGGCCTCCCCCGCCGCTTCGTCTGGCGGCGCAAGGTGCATGACATCGCCCGCGCGCAGGGGCCGCAGCGGATCGCCCCCGAATGGTGGCGCGAACGCTCGACCGCGCGCTTGCGCGATTATTACAAGGTCGAGGACGAGGCCGGCTGCCGCTTCTGGATCTTCCGCGAAGGGCTGGTCGGCGACGGGCGCGGCGGGCCGCCCGAATGGTTCGTCCACGGGCTGTTCGCATGA